One Sebastes umbrosus isolate fSebUmb1 chromosome 6, fSebUmb1.pri, whole genome shotgun sequence DNA window includes the following coding sequences:
- the tpk2 gene encoding thiamin pyrophosphokinase 2 isoform X2 → MAHSAWSEKILQLLRRMNNFYLPGSCRATCLRFEINGAQVGWIPPRIAPLLTRYPDVFSPPHGGAVSLRPSLDSHRTRSEAVDAVLQTMRQEGSLDCLKGWRDEKYNVMSKFSDPPLMSMERAATSLFGVKRNGVHINGYTVSESGEMSMWLARRSPTKQTYPGLLDNVAAGGLAAGVGIKHTLVKECQEEACIPAAIAEKAHPVSTVSYTYEDEDGVYPESQFVFDLELPPEFKPRVGDGEVQEFYLLPIDKVKELVATDDFKPNCAMVVLDFLIRHSFIDPDTEPCYQEFVAGLHQTM, encoded by the exons ATGGCTCACTCTGCCTGGTCAGAGAAAATACTCCAGCTCCTCCGCCGAATGAATAACTTTTATTTACCAG GCTCCTGTCGTGCTACGTGCCTCAGGTTTGAGATAAACGGAGCACAGGTAGGTTGGATTCCTCCTCGTATAGCTCCGCTGTTGACCCGGTATCCAGATGTGTTCAGTCCTCCGCACGGTGGCGCAGTGTCCCTGCGTCCCAGCCTGGACTCACACCGGACGAGGTCTGAGGCTGTGGACGCTGTCCTGCAAACTATGAGACAAGAGGGCTCTCTAGACTGCCTTAAAGGATGGAGAGATGAG AAGTACAATGTGATGTCAAAATTCTCCGACCCCCCTTTGATGTCGATGGAAAGAGCAGCTACAA GTCTTTTTGGGGTGAAGCGGAACGGAGTCCATATCAATGGCTACACTGTCAGTGAAAGTGGTGAGATGAGCATGTGGCTGGCACGACGCTCCCCTACTAAGCAGACATACCCCGGACTACTGGACAATGTG GCAGCAGGTGGTCTGGCTGCTGGTGTTGGCATCAAACACACTCTGGTCAAAGAATGTCAGGAGGAAGCATGTATCCCAGCAGCCATTGCTGAGAAGGCTCATCCTGTATCCACAGTAAG CTACACCTACGAGGATGAAGACGGGGTGTATCCGGAAagtcagtttgtctttgattTGGAACTTCCTCCGGAGTTCAAGCCCAGAGTAGGGGATGGAGAGGTACAAGAGTTCTACCTCCTGCCCATAGATAAG GTGAAGGAACTGGTGGCCACTGATGACTTCAAACCCAACTGTGCCATGGTGGTCTTGGACTTCCTCATTAGACACTCGTTCATTGATCCAGACACAG AGCCATGCTATCAGGAGTTTGTGGCAGGACTCCATCAGACAATGTAG
- the tpk2 gene encoding thiamin pyrophosphokinase 2 isoform X1, with the protein MAHSAWSEKILQLLRRMNNFYLPGSCRATCLRFEINGAQVGWIPPRIAPLLTRYPDVFSPPHGGAVSLRPSLDSHRTRSEAVDAVLQTMRQEGSLDCLKGWRDEKYNVMSKFSDPPLMSMERAATSLFGVKRNGVHINGYTVSESGEMSMWLARRSPTKQTYPGLLDNVAAGGLAAGVGIKHTLVKECQEEACIPAAIAEKAHPVSTVSYTYEDEDGVYPESQFVFDLELPPEFKPRVGDGEVQEFYLLPIDKVKELVATDDFKPNCAMVVLDFLIRHSFIDPDTEPCYQEFVAGLHQTMQSEAED; encoded by the exons ATGGCTCACTCTGCCTGGTCAGAGAAAATACTCCAGCTCCTCCGCCGAATGAATAACTTTTATTTACCAG GCTCCTGTCGTGCTACGTGCCTCAGGTTTGAGATAAACGGAGCACAGGTAGGTTGGATTCCTCCTCGTATAGCTCCGCTGTTGACCCGGTATCCAGATGTGTTCAGTCCTCCGCACGGTGGCGCAGTGTCCCTGCGTCCCAGCCTGGACTCACACCGGACGAGGTCTGAGGCTGTGGACGCTGTCCTGCAAACTATGAGACAAGAGGGCTCTCTAGACTGCCTTAAAGGATGGAGAGATGAG AAGTACAATGTGATGTCAAAATTCTCCGACCCCCCTTTGATGTCGATGGAAAGAGCAGCTACAA GTCTTTTTGGGGTGAAGCGGAACGGAGTCCATATCAATGGCTACACTGTCAGTGAAAGTGGTGAGATGAGCATGTGGCTGGCACGACGCTCCCCTACTAAGCAGACATACCCCGGACTACTGGACAATGTG GCAGCAGGTGGTCTGGCTGCTGGTGTTGGCATCAAACACACTCTGGTCAAAGAATGTCAGGAGGAAGCATGTATCCCAGCAGCCATTGCTGAGAAGGCTCATCCTGTATCCACAGTAAG CTACACCTACGAGGATGAAGACGGGGTGTATCCGGAAagtcagtttgtctttgattTGGAGCTTCCTCCGGAGTTCAAGCCCAGAGTAGGGGATGGAGAGGTACAAGAGTTCTACCTCCTGCCCATAGATAAG GTGAAGGAACTGGTGGCCACTGATGACTTCAAACCCAACTGTGCCATGGTGGTCTTGGACTTCCTCATTAGACACTCGTTTATTGATCCAGACACAG AGCCATGCTATCAGGAGTTTGTGGCAGGACTCCATCAGACAATGCAGAGTGAAGCTGAGGACTGA
- the LOC119489690 gene encoding NACHT, LRR and PYD domains-containing protein 14-like, with translation MSDCVEEKEDRAESGCLSMKSDQSKDEFLDFSNEPGSSESKVQYRPRAESPVPSCLSMKSDQSKDELLDFSNEPGPSESKVQYRPRAESPVPSCLSMKSDRSKDELLDFRNEPGSSESKKKKRSHASVEEPMSRSRKRPRLQTASQTSTVQTDSGLQEVVDEHKISLRRRCERVTEGADKTGSETLLNRIYTELYITEGQSEEVNTQHEVRQLETASKKKTLHDTLIKCHDIFKALPDQQGHIRVVLTNGVAGVGKTFSVQKFTLDWAEDLENQDVSLVILLSFRELNLIRDEQYSLLMLLHVFHPTLQKVTAEKLADCKVLFIFDGLDESRLSLDFHNNEVVSDVTQKSSVNVLLTNLIQGNLLPSALVWITSRPAAANQIPPACVDRVTEVRGFADAQKEEYFRRRVSDEELSSRIISHIKTSRSLHIMCLIPVFCWITATVLDHMLTTDQRGELPKTLTDLYSHFLLIQTKRKKQKYGEGHETSPQELMKDDREVLLKLGRLAFEHLEKGNLLFYQEDLERCGLDVTEASVYSGLCTEIFKRECVIFQKTVYCFVHLSVQEFLAAVYMFHCYTNSNTKVLKAFLGEKYVHSTLDVFLKRAMKKSLKSKNGHLDLFVRFLHGLSLDSNQKLLGGLLGQTDNSPEIIRRIINNLKAMNMYDTKTSPDRNINIFHCLTEMNDHSVHQEIQEFLKSENRSEKKLSEIHCSALAYMLQMSEEVLDELDLKKYNTTKEGRQRLIPAVRNCRKALLSDCGLSDTHCEVVASALKSNPSHLRELDLSYNNNLQDSGVKYLFGGLESPNCRLETLRLFGCSLSEIRCASLVSALKSNPSHLRELQLSHNKLQDSGVKLMCGFLESPHCRLETLRLSWCSLSEISCAPLASALRSNPSHLRELDLSNNKLQDSGVKLLCGFLESPHCRLETLRLRDCSWSEISCVSLASTLKSNPSHLRQLDLSHNELQDSGVKLLCGFLESPHCRLETLGLSGCRLSEISCDALASALKSNPSHLRELQLSENNLKGSGVKLMCDLVKSPNCRLETMSWKKGALSQ, from the exons atgagtgattgtgtggaggaaaaggaggacagagcagagtctgGCTGtttgtctatgaagagtgaccagTCCAAAGATGAATTTCtagacttcagtaatgaacctggatcctcagagtcaaa agttcagtacagaccgagagcagagtctccagtacccagctgtctgtctatgaagagtgaccagTCCAAAGACGAACTTCtagacttcagtaatgaacctggaccctcagagtcaaa agttcagtacagaccgagagcagagtctccagtacccagctgtctgtctatgaagagtgaccggtccaaAGACGAACTTCTAGACTTCAGAAATGAACCTGGatcctcagagtcaaa aaagaagaagaggagtcatgcTTCTGTGGAGGAGCCGATGTCCAGATCCAGAAAAAGACCTCGCctgcagacagccagtcagaccagcactgtacaaa cagatagtggtttgcaggaggttgtagatgaacacaagatcagtctgaggaggagatgtgaacgtgtgactgaaggagctgataaaacaggaagtgaaaccctcctcaacaggatctacactgagctctacatcacagagggacagagtgaagaggttaatacccaacatgaggtgaggcagcttgagacagcttccaagaagaagaccCTCCATGACACTCTAATCAAGTGCcacgacatctttaaagccttacctgaccaacagggacacatcagagtcgttctgacaaatggcgtcgctggcgttggaaaaaccttctcagtgcagaagttcactctggactgggcagaggacttggaaaaccaagatgtcagtctggtgattctgctttcgttcagggagctgaacttgatcagagatgagcagtacagtcttctcatgctgctccatgttttccatccaacattacagaaggtcacagcagagaagctcgctgactgtaaagttctgttcatctttgacggcctggatgaaagcagactttcactggatttccacaacaatgaggttgtgtctgatgtcacccagaagtcatcagtcaacgtgctgttgacaaacctcatccaggggaatctgcttccctcagctctcgtctggataacttcccgacctgcagcagccaatcagatccctcctgcatgtgttgacagggtaacagaagtacgaggcttcgCTGAtgcccagaaggaggagtacttcaggaggagagtcagtgatgaagagctgtccagcagaatcatctcacacatcaagacatccaggagcctccacatcatgtgtctaatcccagtcttctgctggatcactgctacagttctggaccacatgttgactacagaccagagaggagagctgcccaagaccctgactgacctgtactcacacttcctgttgattcagacaaagaggaagaagcagaagtacggTGAGGGACATGAGACGAGTCCCCAGGAGCTGATGAAGGATGacagggaagttcttctgaagctggggaggctggcgtttgaacatctggagaaaggaaaccttttgttctaccaagaagacctggagcggtgtggtcttgatgtcacagaggcctcggtgtactcaggactttgtacagagatctttaaaagagagtgtgtgatcttccagaaaacagtttactgctttgttcacctgagcgttcaggagtttctggctgcagtctacatgttccactgttacacaaacagcaacacaaagGTACTGAAGGCCTTCCTGGGAGAAAAATATGTTCATTCAACCTTGGATGTcttcctgaagagagccatgAAGAAATCccttaaaagtaaaaatggccacttggacctgtttgttcgcttccttcatggcctctctctggactccaaccagaagctcttaggaggtctgctgggtcagacagacaacagcCCAGAAATTATCCGAAGAATCATTAACAACCTGAAGGCGATGAACATGTATGATACCAAAACCTCTCCTGACAGAaacatcaacatcttccactgtctgacggagatgaacgaccactcggtacatcaggagatccaagagttcctgaagtcagagaacagatcagagaagaaactctcagagatccactgctcagctctggcctacatgctgcagatgtcagaggaggttctggatgagttggacctgaagaagtacaacacaacaAAGGAGGGACGAcagagactgattccagctgtgaggaactgcagaaaagctct ACTTTCTGACTGTGGACTCTCagatactcactgtgaagttgtggcctcagctctgaagtccaacccctcccatctgagagagctggacctgagttacaacaacaacctgcaggattcaggagtgaagtaCCTGTTTGGTggactggagagtccaaactgtagactggagactctgag attgtttggctgcagtttgtcagagatcaggtgtgcttctctggtctcagctctaaagtccaacccctcccatctgagagagctgcagctgagtcacaacaagctgcaggattcaggagtgaagctcatGTGTGgctttctggagagtccacactgtagactggagactctgag attgagttggtgcagtttgtcagagatcagctgtgctcctctggcctcagctctgaggtccaacccctcccatcttagagagctggatctgagtaacaacaagctgcaggattcaggagtaaagcttctgtgtggttttctggagagtccacactgtagactggagactctgag attgagggaCTGCAGTtggtcagagatcagctgtgttTCTCTGGCCTCaactctgaagtccaacccctcccatctgagacaGCTGGATCTGAGTCACAacgagctgcaggattcaggagtgaagttgctgtgtggttttctggagagtccacactgtagactggagactctggg attgagtggctgcaggttgtcagagatcagctgtgatgctctggcctcagctctgaagtccaacccctcccatctgagagagctgcagcTGAGTGAAAACAACCTGAAGggttcaggagtgaagctcatGTGTGATCTTGtgaagagtccaaactgtagactggagactatgag ctGGAAGAAGGGAGCTCTGTCACAGTGA